In bacterium, the following proteins share a genomic window:
- the nadD gene encoding nicotinate-nucleotide adenylyltransferase, producing the protein MTRLGLFGGTFDPVHYGHLRAADAARRELELDRILVLPNPLPPHKMAEPLTPYVHRKEMLRRALVEFTGLELAEFEEQTVGPAYTTDTVRRVIASLPREQREIWLIVGMDSLIELPHWKDPEALFRDVQVAGLPRPGFDVQNVRPDYLRRVRILYTPLLDISAREIRSRIRDGHSVDDWLPASVLAYIRTNRLYL; encoded by the coding sequence ATGACCCGTCTTGGTCTTTTCGGCGGGACGTTCGATCCGGTTCACTATGGTCACCTGCGTGCCGCCGATGCGGCCCGCCGAGAGCTTGAACTCGATCGCATACTGGTTCTCCCCAATCCGTTGCCGCCGCACAAAATGGCTGAGCCGCTCACGCCTTATGTGCATCGCAAGGAAATGCTGCGGCGGGCTTTGGTCGAGTTCACCGGTCTGGAGCTGGCGGAGTTTGAGGAGCAGACCGTCGGGCCGGCCTATACTACCGACACCGTTCGACGCGTGATTGCTTCCTTACCCCGCGAGCAGCGGGAGATCTGGCTGATCGTCGGGATGGATTCCCTGATCGAACTCCCGCATTGGAAAGATCCGGAAGCGCTTTTTCGTGACGTTCAAGTGGCCGGGCTACCCCGCCCCGGTTTTGATGTGCAGAATGTCCGGCCGGACTACTTGAGGCGGGTAAGAATTCTCTACACACCGCTGCTTGACATCTCGGCTCGCGAGATTCGCTCGCGGATCCGTGATGGCCACTCCGTGGACGATTGGCTGCCAGCATCGGTTCTGGCCTATATCCGGACGAACCGGCTTTACTTGTAG
- the bamD gene encoding outer membrane protein assembly factor BamD, with translation MSGTDKLLQRIFLIGVVAVFLALALGCAKRKGTPIGALDEAWMRAKNYMKRERFVRAQGLLRDIVLNYSGSSVVDSAQFFLGLATYELNDYLVAAEEFRRVTDQYPFSELAGDAVYFEALSYFQQSPKFPLDQTLTDKALRGFQRFLEDYPDHALTDSSYRYLGLCRDKLARKEYAAARLYYDLGEYASALLYCGIVLDNYYDTPLAASAQFLKGRSYFALKDWEKARRELDLYLERYPDGRFTVRARQMLGLLPQRIARSGSTASEP, from the coding sequence TTGTCCGGAACCGATAAACTCCTGCAACGAATATTCCTGATCGGCGTCGTGGCCGTATTTCTGGCTCTGGCGCTCGGCTGCGCCAAGCGCAAGGGGACGCCCATCGGTGCGCTCGACGAGGCCTGGATGCGCGCCAAGAACTACATGAAGCGCGAACGATTCGTCCGAGCTCAAGGACTCCTGCGGGATATTGTCCTGAACTACTCCGGTTCGTCCGTCGTGGACTCCGCACAGTTCTTCCTCGGGTTGGCCACCTATGAATTGAACGATTATCTGGTCGCCGCCGAGGAATTTCGTCGCGTGACGGACCAATATCCTTTTAGCGAGTTGGCCGGGGACGCCGTCTATTTCGAAGCTCTCAGCTATTTCCAGCAATCGCCGAAGTTTCCCCTCGACCAGACGCTGACCGACAAGGCGCTGCGCGGTTTCCAGCGATTCCTCGAGGACTATCCCGACCATGCCCTCACCGACAGCAGTTATCGCTATCTCGGTCTCTGTCGCGACAAACTGGCCCGGAAGGAGTATGCCGCCGCCCGGTTGTACTACGATCTGGGCGAATATGCCTCGGCGCTGCTCTACTGCGGCATCGTACTCGATAACTACTACGATACGCCGCTGGCCGCGTCGGCGCAATTTCTCAAAGGACGCAGCTACTTTGCCCTGAAGGATTGGGAAAAGGCCCGCCGCGAGCTCGATCTGTACTTGGAGCGCTATCCCGACGGCCGCTTCACCGTCCGCGCCCGTCAGATGCTCGGTCTGCTCCCGCAGCGAATCGCCCGCAGCGGATCCACCGCCTCCGAGCCATGA